The proteins below are encoded in one region of Anguilla anguilla isolate fAngAng1 chromosome 3, fAngAng1.pri, whole genome shotgun sequence:
- the LOC118224113 gene encoding calcium/calmodulin-dependent protein kinase type II subunit alpha isoform X3 — MGVVHRDLKPENLLLASKSKGAAVKLADFGLAIEVEGEQQAWFGFAGTPGYLSPEVLRKDPYGKAVDLWACGVILYILLVGYPPFWDEDQHRLYQQIKAGAYDFPSPEWDTVTPEAKDLINKMLTINPAKRITASEALKHPWISHRSTVASCMHRQETVECLKKFNARRKLKGAILTTMLATRNFSGAKSVGNKKSDGVKKRKSSSSVQLMESSESTNTTIEDEDSRVRKQEIIKVTEQLIEAISNGDFESYTKMCDPSVTAFEPEALGNLVEGLEFHRFYFENLWSKNSKPVHTTILNPHIHLIGEEAACIAYIRITQYIDSSGMPRTAQSEETRVWHRRDGKWQIVHFHRSGTPSALTK, encoded by the exons ATGGGCGTCGTCCACCGAGATCTCAAG CCGGAGAACCTGCTGCTGGCGTCGAAGTCCAAGGGGGCGGCGGTGAAGCTGGCAGACTTCGGCCTGGCCATCGAGGTCGAAGGGGAGCAGCAGGCCTGGTTCG GCTTTGCCGGCACACCTGGCTACCTGTCCCCGGAGGTACTCCGGAAGGATCCGTACGGGAAGGCTGTGGACCTGTGGGCATGTG GTGTAATTCTGTACATCCTGTTGGTGGGATACCCCCCGTTCTGGGACGAGGACCAGCACAGGCTATATCAGCAAATCAAGGCTGGGGCCTATGAT TTTCCCTCCCCAGAGTGGGACACTGTTACTCCTGAGGCGAAGGACCTCATCAATAAGATGCTGACCATCAACCCAGCAAAGCGCATCACGGCCTCTGAGGCCCTCAAACACCCCTGGATTTCG CACCGGTCCACAGTGGCCTCCTGCATGCACCGACAGGAGACCGTGGAGTGCCTGAAGAAGTTCAACGCCAGGAGGAAGCTGAAG GGTGCAATTTTGACCACCATGCTGGCCACACGGAACTTTTCAG GAGCCAAAAGTGTGGGGAACAAGAAGAGCGATGGAGTGAAG AAAAGGAAGTCCAGTTCCAGTGTGCAGCTGATG gaaTCCTCAGAAAGCACCAACACCACCATCGAGGACGAGGACTCTCGAG TGAGGAAGCAGGAGATCATTAAGGTGACAGAGCAGCTCATCGAGGCCATCAGTAATGGAGACTTCGAGAGCTACAC GAAGATGTGCGATCCCAGCGTGACGGCCTTCGAACCCGAGGCTTTGGGGAACCTGGTGGAAGGCCTGGAATTTCACCGGTTCTACTTTGAGAACC TGTGGTCGAAGAACAGCAAGCCGGTGCACACCACCATCCTGAACCCGCACATCCACCTGATCGGCGAGGAGGCGGCCTGCATCGCCTACATCCGCATCACGCAGTACATCGACTCCAGCGGCATGCCGCGCACCGCCCAGTCCGAGGAGACCCGCGTCTGGCACCGCCGCGACGGCAAGTGGCAGATCGTCCACTTCCACCGGTCCGGCACCCCCTCCGCCCTCACCAAATAA